The following is a genomic window from Bordetella petrii.
AGCGGCAAGACCGAGGTCTACCTGCGCGCCGCGCAGCGCGTGCTGGCGGCGGGGCGCCAGGTGCTGTTGCTGGTGCCCGAGATCAACCTGACGCCACAGCTCGAAGGCGCGTTGCGCGCCCGCCTGGAATCGGTGCTGGGCGCCGAGGGCCTGGCCGTCATGCACAGCGGGCTGTCCGATGGCGAGCGGTTGCAGGCATGGGTGCGCGCGCAGCGCGGCCAGGCGCGCATGCTGCTGGGCACGCGCATGGCCATCTTCGCGCCGCTGTCCGAGCTGGGCCTGATCATCATCGACGAAGAACACGACGCTTCGTACAAGCAGCAAGACGGCCTGCGCTATTCGGCGCGCGACCTGGCGGTGTGGCGCGCGCGCGACCTGGATATTCCGGTGGTGCTGGGCTCGGCCACGCCATCGCTGGAAAGCTGGCACCATGCCTTGCGCGGGCACTACCTGCGGCTGGGGCTGCCGGGCCGCGCGCGGGCCAGCAGCCTGCCGACGGTGCGGCTTATCGATACGCGACGCCTGGCCATGCGCCAGGGCATGTCGCCGCAACTGACCGATGCCATCGGCCAGCGGCTGGAGCGCGGCGAGCAGTCGCTGGTGTTCCTGAACCGCCGCGGTTACGCGCCGGTGCTGCATTGCGCGTCGTGCGCGTGGGTCAGCCACTGCCCGCGGTGTTCGGCCTTCACGGTGCTGCATCGGGCCGCCGGACGCGGCCATCGGCTGCACTGCCACCATTGCGGCTACCAGGCGCCGGTGCCGCGCGCCTGCCCCGAATGCGGCGACCAGGACCTGGAGCCCATGGGCCGAGGCACGCAGCGCGTCGAAGAGCACCTGGCCGAGCTGTTTCCCCAGGCGCGCATCTCGCGCATCGATGCCGACAGCACGCGCCTGAAGGGCAGCGCGCAAACCTTGTTCGCGGCCGTGCACGCAGGCGAGGTCGACATCCTGGTCGGCACCCAGATGGTGGCCAAGGGGCACGATTTCGCGCGCCTGGGCCTGGTGGGCGTGCTTAACGCCGACTCGATGCTGTTCGCGCACGATTTCCGCGCGCCCGAACGCCTGTTCGCCCAGCTGATGCAGGTGGCGGGCCGGGCCGGGCGCCATAACGGCGGCGGCGAGGTGCTGATCCAGACCGGCTACCCTGAACAGCCTGTCTACCAGGCTTTGCTGCGCCACGATTACGCGGGCTTCGCCCGCCATGCGCTCGAAGAGCGTGAAACCACCGGCTTGCCGCCGTTCGCCTACCAGGCGCTGCTGACTGCCGAGGCGCGCGAACTGGCCCAGGCGCTGGCGTTCCTGCAGCAGGCGCGCGCGCTGGCGGCCGACAGCGATTTTCCCGGCATCGCCGCGCTGACGCTGTACGACCCCGTGCCGTTGCGCGTGGTGCGCGTGGCCAATATCGAGCGCGCGCAGCTGCTGCTGGAAAGCGCCAGCCGGCCCGCGCTGCAGGCGTTCCTGGCCGCATGGTCGGCATATCTGCCCGCGATGGCGGCCGAGGCGCGCGTGCGCTGGCAGCTGGAAGTCGACCCCCTCGAAATCTGATCATGTCCGACAGTGCACCCATAGGCCACGGCCTGAACCCCGCCCAGAAAGAAGCCGTGCTGTACCTGGACGGCCCTTGCCTGGTGCTGGCCGGAGCGGGCAGCGGCAAGACGCGCGTCATTACGCAGAAAATCGCCTACCTGCTGCGCGAATGCGGCTACATGGGCCGCAACGTGGTGGCGCTGACTTTCACCAACAAGGCGGCGCGCGAGATGGACGAGCGCGTCAAGACGCTGGTCGACCGCAAGCTGGCTAAGGGCCTGACCATCAGCACGTTCCATTCGCTGGGCGTCAGGATGCTGCGCGAAGAGGCGCGCCATGCGGGGCTGAAGCCGCAGTTTTCCATTCTGGACGCGGACGACGCCATGGCGATCATCCAGGAACTGCTGGCCACCACAGACCGTGGCCGGCTGCGCGCGGTGCAGTCGATTATTTCGCTGTGGAAGAACGCATTGCTCGGCCCCGACGACGCGGCGCGCACGGCCGCAACGCCCGGCGAGGTCGAGGCGGCCAATGTGTATCGCAACTACAGCGCCACGCTGGCGGCCTACCAGGCCGTGGATTTCGACGACCTGATACGCATTCCCGCGCAGCTGCTGGAAAACAACGAAGAGGTGCGCACCCGCTGGCAGAACCGCGTGCGCTACCTGCTGGTGGACGAATACCAGGACACCAACGTGTGTCAGTACCGGCTGGTGCAGCTGTTGTGCGGCGACCGCGCAATGTTTACCGCGGTAGGCGACGACGACCAGGCCATCTACGCCTGGCGCGGCGCCACCATCGAGAACCTTGCCAAGCTCACCACCGACTATCCTCAGCTCAAGCTGATCAAGCTGGAACAGAATTACCGCTCGGTGCAGCGCATTCTGGCGGCGGCGAATACGGTTATTGAAAAGAACCCCAAGCTGTTTGAGAAAAAGCTGTGGTCGGACCTGGGCGTGGGCGAGCCCATCGTGGTGTCGCCCATGGAAAACGACGAGCACGAGGCCCAGTCGATCGCCATGAAAATATCGGCGGCCCGCTTCGAGCGGCAGGCGCAATGGAGAGATTTCGCCATTCTGTATCGCGGCAACCATCAGTCGCGCATTCTGGAACAGGCGCTGCGCAACCTGAAGATTCCGTACACCATCGCGGGCGGGCAGAGCTTCTTCGACAAGGCCGAGGTGCGCGACATTCTGGCTTATCTGCGCCTGATCGCCAATGACGACGACGATCCGGCTTTCATTCGCGCAGCCACCACGCCCAGGCGCGGCATCGGCCAGGCTACGCTGCAGGTGCTGGGGCAGTACGCGGCCCAGCGCGAGGTCTCGTTGCTGGCCGCAGTGGCCGAAAGCGGCCTGGAAAGCCTGCTGCAGCCGCGCCAGCTGGATTCGCTGCGCACCTTCGCCGAGTTCATCCGCCGCATCCAGTGGCGCGCCGGGCGGGGCCGCACCGACGGCGCCGGCTCGGCCGAGCCGGCCGGGGCCATTCTTGACGACATGCTGGGGGCGATCCAGTACGAGCGCTACCTGTATGACACGCTCGAAGAAAAACCGGCCCAGACGCGCTGGGAGAACGTGTTGGAGCTCACCGGCTGGCTCAAGCGCAAGGCCGATGAAGACGGCATGTCGTTGTTCGACCTGGTGCAGCATGTGGCACTGATCACTATGCTCGAGCGCGGCGAAGAAGAAGAGCCCGATGCGGTCAAGCTGTCGACGCTGCACGCGTCCAAGGGGCTGGAGTACCCGCACGTGTATCTGGCGGGCGTGGAAGAAGGCCTGTTGCCGCACCTGGGCAAAGACGACGAAGACGGCGACCCGGCGCGCGCCGCCGAGAGCCTGGCCACTCGCATCCAGGAAGAGCGGCGGCTGATGTACGTGGGCATTACGCGCGCCCAGCGCAGCTTGAACCTGAGCTGGTGCAAGAAGCGGCGCCGCGCCCGCGAAGACATGGTGCGCGAGCCTTCGCGCTTTATCGAAGAAATGGGCCTGGGCGACGTCGCCATACAAGAAGACGAAGCCACCAAGGCCATGAGCCCCAAAGAGCGCCTGGGCATGCTGAAGGCGCTGCTGAAGAAATAGCGCTGTGTGCGGGGCTGGTGGCGGGCTTCGCAGGGGCTTCTGATATGGGCGGCGATATCGCTTGCATCGGTGTCTGACACCCTTGTATCTTGAGCGCGGTAGTGATTAGCTATCGCTACTAGCGGATCCGGTGAGTTTGTTCTGACACGGAAAGCCTGGACTTTGTGACGCAGATTAGGCCCCGGATTCGCGCCTCTGAGAGCCGACTGGATGCTGGACGGTAGCCTAGGGCATAGTGACCCTGCATGAACAAGGCAAGTGGGCGCAGTGGGCTTGGGGGCCATTTTACTAGGAGTCCAAGTCGATGTTTTTTCTGGGAATTGACGTCTCAAAGGCCAAGCTCAACTGCGCGCTGGTCGGCGCCGAGGGCGATAAGCGCAAGACCAAGGTGGTGGCTAATACGGTGGCCGGGATTCAGGCGCTGTTAGGCTGGTGCGCCAAGCAAGGCGCGCAGCCCGAGCAGTTGCACGTGGTGCTCGAGCCGACCGGGCCGTACCACGAGCAGGCGGGCACCGCGTTGCATGAGGCGGGGGCCACGGTCTCGATGATCAATCCGGCGCAGGCGCGCGATTTTGCCGGTGCGCTGGCGGTGCGCACCAAGAACGATGAGCTCGACAGCTACGTGCTGGCCCGCTATGGCCAGGCGCTGTGCCCGCCGGCCTGGCAGCCGGCGCCGCTGCACGCGCGGCAACTGCGCGCGCTGCTGGCCCGGCACGAGGCGCTGGCCAAGGATCTGCAGCGTGAGCTCAACCGGCAGGAGAAGGCCCAGTTCGGCCAGTCGCCCGAGCCGGTCACCGGCTCGATCGACAAAAGCGTGGCGTTCCTGACCGAGCAGATCAAGCGTCTGGAGCGCGCGATCAACGACCATATCGACCGCCATCCCGACCTGAAAGAGGACCGGGACCTGCTGACCAGCATCCCGGCGGTCGGCCCACAGACCGGCAACGCGTTGCTGTCGATCATGCATAACCGGCGCATTGAATCGCCGCAGGCGTTGGCGGCCTATCTGGGCCTGGTGCCCGTACAGCGCCAGTCCGGCACCAGCCTGAACGGCCGGCCTCGGCTGTCCAAGACCGGGCCGGCTCGGGTGCGGGCCACCCTGTACATGGCCGCGGTCGTGGCTGTGCGCCATAACCCCCACATACAGGCGCTCTATGCCCGCCTGCTGGCCGCCGGCAAGAGCAAGATGGCTGCTCTCGGCGCCGCCATGCGCAAGCTCGCTCACTTATGCTTCGGCGTGCTTAAAAACCGCACCCCTTATCGCAGCGATTACGCGTTACCCGCTTGACTGCCAAGACGGTATCTGCGGGAGTCAGACACCTGACAACGCCGAACGGCTGACACAGCCGAACACCTGACAACGCCGAGCGGCTGACACAGCCGAATACCTGACAACGCCGAGCGGCTGACACAGCCGAATACCTGACAACGCCGAGCGGCTGACACAGCCGAATACCTGACAACGTCGAGCGGCTGACACAGTCGTGCACCTGACACAACCGAACACCTGATACAGCGAATACGGCTGGCAGAGCCAAGGCCGTGGCAGGTGTCAGGCTCCCGAAGGGTGCCTGACACCGTCCTGTGGCCGAATGGTGCCTGACAACTCCCGGCAAGCCGCGCGGTGGATCTGCCTTACGCCAGTTCGCGCAGCAGCAGTTGCCAGAATTTCGCGCGGGTCTGCAGGGTGGAAACCAGGATGTACTCGTGCAGGGTGTGGGCCCCATCGCCATCCGCCCCCAGGCCGTCGAGCGTGGGCACGCCCATGGCCGAGGTGAAGTTGGCGTCGCTGCCGCCCCCTGTCATGGGGGCTTCTTCCAGGTCGAAGCCCGCTTCGCGCGCGTAGCCTTGCGCCAGTTCCAGCAACGCCGCGGCGGCATCGGTGCGTACCATGGGCGGCCGGTTGAGTTCGACGTCGATGTCCAGCTCCACGTCGGGCCCCACCGCGCACAGGTTGCGCATGCGGCGCAGCACGTCTTCGGCCGCGCCCATGTCGGGCACGCGGAAATCGACCACGCAGCGGCATTGGGCCGGCACCGTATTGGTGACCGTGCCGCCGGCAATGGTGCCTACGCTGACCGTCACGCCGCGTTCGTAGTCGGTCATGGATTCCAGCGCCAGCACCTGGTGCGCCATTTCCCGGATGGCGCTGCGGCCCTTTTCGTGTTGCATGCCGGCGTGGGCCGGCCGGCCCTTGACGTTAAGGCGCAGCATGCCGGTGCCCTTGCGGGCCGTGACGCACTTGCCGCCGTTGGGGCGGGCCGGCTCGCAGACCAGTCCGTACTTGGCGTTGGCGGCGTAGCGCTCGATCGAGGCGCGCGAGGCATGGCTGCCGATTTCTTCATCGGGCACCATCAGGAAATCCACCGGCAGGCGTGTGCTGTCAGGCTGCGCCAGCGTGGACAACGCGGCCAGCGCCAGGTAGATGCCGCCTTTCATGTCGTAGCTGCCGGGGCCGTACAGGCGGTCGCCTTCGATGCGGCAGGGGTTGTCCTGCAACGTGCCGATGGGGTGTACGGTGTCCAGGTGCGCCAGCACCAGGATGCCGGGGCGCGTATCGCCGGCCGCGCGGTTGGTGGCATACAGCAGCGGGCCCGTATCCGCGCCCAGCGGCGTGACCTCGACCGTCAGGCCGGCGGCGCGCGCCTGCGCTTCGACCAGGGAGGCCATGGCGGCCACGCCTTGCGGCGAGTTCGATGGCGATTCGCATTGCACCCACGATTGGATGCCGGCGACGAGTGCTTCGGTAGAGGGCAATGACATGCTGCGCGTTCCTGGTGGGCGGTGGAAGAAAGGATCAGGCAACCTGCTGGCCAGCCAGCCGGGCCAGTTCGGCGTCGCTGGGCAGTTTGCCTTCGAACCAGAGACTGGCGCAAGCAGCCGACATGGCGCGCCCGTCGTGGCCGATGCCGGGCACGGTCTGCAGCTTCCAGCCGAACGGCACGCCGCGGCGCTGCGCCTCGCGCTGGCCCGCTTCGAAATAATGATGGGCGCGCGCATAGCGGTGCGGACCCTGGCGCAGCGCGGCAGGGTCGGACGGCAGGTTGGGGTCGTCGGTGGCGATGTCCTGGTCGCCTGCCAGGATGGTCATGGGGTAGGCCAGCAGGCGCACCAGGTGTTCTTCAGTCAGGCCCACGCCGTCCAGGCCTTCGGGATAGCGGTGATCGAAGGTGGGCAGGGTGTACCAGCCCGGGTTGGCGGCGGTGACGGCGCAGAAGGGCGCGTGCGGCTGGCTGCTCATCAGGCGGTGCACGAACTGGCCACCGGCCGAATGGCCGAACAGGTGGGCCTGCTCGACTTCGGTGATGCCGGCCGCGCGCAGGTCGGCGAAAACCTTGGCCACCAGCGCGTACGTCCAGCCGTCGATGTGGCGGGGATTGCCGCCGGCGCTGAAGACGCGGCCATTGTTGTAGCTATCGACACCGGGCCAGATGTCGTTCGAAAACGTCGGCGCGACGATCAGCACGTTGTGCTTGTCGGCGGCCGGGATCCAGAAGTCGCGGTAGTCGTCGCCGTTGCGCAGCACGCCGTGCTGCACCATGACCACCGGGCGGTCGGGCGTGTAGCCGTAGGGGCGATAGGTCTGCAGCGTGAACGGGCGGTCGGCATTGCGGTCGTCGTCGACATAGGCAATGGCGTTGCGGCCGGCATGGCCCAGTTCCCGGGCGATGCGGTCGGCGTTGGACATCTCTGCTTTCATGGAGGGCGGCGAAACTAGGGGTTGAGGTGACAGGCCGACCAGTGGCCGGGCGCGATTTCTTTCAGGGCGGGCGCCTGCTCGCGGCAGCGCGGCATGGCGTGCGGGCAGCGGGGATGGAACGTGCAGCCCGGCGGCGGGTTCAGCGGCGACGGGATCTCGCCCTGGATGGGCGTGAACTTGCGGCCGCGCCGGCTGACGTCGGGTACTTCGGCCAGCAGGGCCTGGGTATAGGGGTGATTGGCGCGGGTAAAGATCTCGGCGGCCGGCGCCCGCTCGACGATCTTGCCCAGGTACATGATGGCCACGCGGTCGGATATATGTTTGACCACCCCCAGGTCATGGCTGATGAACAGGTACGTAAAGCCGTGCTGTTCGCGCAGGTCCATGAACAGGTTGATCACCTGCGCCTGGATCGATACGTCGAGCGCGGCCACCGGCTCGTCGCACACCAGGAACTTGGGCGACACCATCAGCGCGCGGGCGATGCCAATGCGCTGGCGCTGGCCTCCGGATATCTGGTGCGGAAAGCGGTCGCGGTATTCGCGGTCGAGCCCCACTTCGGACAAGGCGCGGTCGATGCGCGCGGGAATTTCGGCCGGCGGGGCCAGTTTATGCACTTTCAGGGCCTCGCCCAGGATCTGGCGCAGGCGCTGGCGCGGGTTCAGCGAGGCCTGCGGGTCCTGGAAGATCATCTGCACGCCCAGCGTGTAGGCGAGCAGGTCGGCGCCGCGCAGGCTGGCGGTAGAGCGGCCCTGGTACAGCAGTTCGCCTTCGGTCTGGCGATGCAGGCCGGCCACCACGCGTCCCAGCGTGGACTTGCCGCAGCCCGATTCGCCGACCAGGCCCAGCACCTCGCCGCGCTGGATGGCCAGGTCTACGCCATTGACGGCGTGCACCGTGCGGCGGTCGATGGGTTTGCCGGCCAGCGCCAGCATGCGCTGGGCCAGGTCGGGATGGTGCTCGAAACGCTTGTGGACGTTGCGCAGTTCGATGACGGGAGTTTCTTGCGGGGTCATGCGGTGGCGGCCTCGCGGGCGATCGGTACGTAGCAGCGGAAACTGCGCGGGCCTTCCTGCACGGCGGCGGGAGCCTGTTCGGCGCAGCGGGTGATGGCGTTGGGGCAGCGCGGGCGGAACGCACAGCCGGCGGGCCGGCCCGCCAGGCTGGGGGCCATGCCCTCGATCTGGTGCAGCCGCGCGCCGGGCGCGGCGTTGGCCGGCATCGAGTCGAGCAGGCCACGGGTATACGGATGGCGCGGCGCGTCAAGCACCTGCTCGACCGGGCCGGCCTCGACAATGCGCCCGGCATACATCACGGCCACATGGTCGGCCAGCTCGGCCACCACGCCCAGGTCGTGGGTGATCCAGATGAGGGCGGTGTCGTTCTTGCGGCAGATTTCCTGCATGCGATACAGAATCTGACCCTGGATGGTGACGTCCAGCGCGGTGGTGGGCTCGTCGCAGATGATCAGGTCGGGGTTGTTCAGCATGGCGATGGCGATGGCCACCCGCTGCCGCATGCCGCCCGAGAACTCGTGCGGATAACTGTCCAGGCGTTTCTCGGGGGCGGGAATGCCCACCATGGCGAGGGCCTCGCGGCAGCGCTCGCGGGCCTGGGCGGCAGGCACGGCCTCGTGCGTGAGGATGGCTTCCATCATCTGCTCGCCGATGCGCAGCACCGGGTTCAGCGTCATGAGCGGATCCTGGAAGATCATGGCGATGCGGTTGCCGCGCAGGCGGCGCATGCCTTCTTCATCGAGCATGCGCAGGTCCTGGCCCTTGAACAGCACTTCGCCGGACACCACTTCGCCCGGCGGGTCGATCAGGCCCAGCAGCGAAAAGCCGGTGACCGATTTGCCCG
Proteins encoded in this region:
- a CDS encoding primosomal protein N'; this translates as MPEAPDGDGSHANAWVRVALDVPLAGLFDYRAQGAVPAGTRVIVPFGRRKLVGVVVDNPAQPSVDAAQVRDVEHVLQDLPPLPADWLRLARFAADYYQRPLGEVMLPAMPPPLRKPSAYLGKRSGQGPVARQDARKARPAAAPTPPDQAPELNADQQAAVEAVAALAGFKPVLLHGVTGSGKTEVYLRAAQRVLAAGRQVLLLVPEINLTPQLEGALRARLESVLGAEGLAVMHSGLSDGERLQAWVRAQRGQARMLLGTRMAIFAPLSELGLIIIDEEHDASYKQQDGLRYSARDLAVWRARDLDIPVVLGSATPSLESWHHALRGHYLRLGLPGRARASSLPTVRLIDTRRLAMRQGMSPQLTDAIGQRLERGEQSLVFLNRRGYAPVLHCASCAWVSHCPRCSAFTVLHRAAGRGHRLHCHHCGYQAPVPRACPECGDQDLEPMGRGTQRVEEHLAELFPQARISRIDADSTRLKGSAQTLFAAVHAGEVDILVGTQMVAKGHDFARLGLVGVLNADSMLFAHDFRAPERLFAQLMQVAGRAGRHNGGGEVLIQTGYPEQPVYQALLRHDYAGFARHALEERETTGLPPFAYQALLTAEARELAQALAFLQQARALAADSDFPGIAALTLYDPVPLRVVRVANIERAQLLLESASRPALQAFLAAWSAYLPAMAAEARVRWQLEVDPLEI
- a CDS encoding UvrD-helicase domain-containing protein; this translates as MSDSAPIGHGLNPAQKEAVLYLDGPCLVLAGAGSGKTRVITQKIAYLLRECGYMGRNVVALTFTNKAAREMDERVKTLVDRKLAKGLTISTFHSLGVRMLREEARHAGLKPQFSILDADDAMAIIQELLATTDRGRLRAVQSIISLWKNALLGPDDAARTAATPGEVEAANVYRNYSATLAAYQAVDFDDLIRIPAQLLENNEEVRTRWQNRVRYLLVDEYQDTNVCQYRLVQLLCGDRAMFTAVGDDDQAIYAWRGATIENLAKLTTDYPQLKLIKLEQNYRSVQRILAAANTVIEKNPKLFEKKLWSDLGVGEPIVVSPMENDEHEAQSIAMKISAARFERQAQWRDFAILYRGNHQSRILEQALRNLKIPYTIAGGQSFFDKAEVRDILAYLRLIANDDDDPAFIRAATTPRRGIGQATLQVLGQYAAQREVSLLAAVAESGLESLLQPRQLDSLRTFAEFIRRIQWRAGRGRTDGAGSAEPAGAILDDMLGAIQYERYLYDTLEEKPAQTRWENVLELTGWLKRKADEDGMSLFDLVQHVALITMLERGEEEEPDAVKLSTLHASKGLEYPHVYLAGVEEGLLPHLGKDDEDGDPARAAESLATRIQEERRLMYVGITRAQRSLNLSWCKKRRRAREDMVREPSRFIEEMGLGDVAIQEDEATKAMSPKERLGMLKALLKK
- a CDS encoding IS110 family RNA-guided transposase; amino-acid sequence: MFFLGIDVSKAKLNCALVGAEGDKRKTKVVANTVAGIQALLGWCAKQGAQPEQLHVVLEPTGPYHEQAGTALHEAGATVSMINPAQARDFAGALAVRTKNDELDSYVLARYGQALCPPAWQPAPLHARQLRALLARHEALAKDLQRELNRQEKAQFGQSPEPVTGSIDKSVAFLTEQIKRLERAINDHIDRHPDLKEDRDLLTSIPAVGPQTGNALLSIMHNRRIESPQALAAYLGLVPVQRQSGTSLNGRPRLSKTGPARVRATLYMAAVVAVRHNPHIQALYARLLAAGKSKMAALGAAMRKLAHLCFGVLKNRTPYRSDYALPA
- a CDS encoding M20 family metallopeptidase; this translates as MSLPSTEALVAGIQSWVQCESPSNSPQGVAAMASLVEAQARAAGLTVEVTPLGADTGPLLYATNRAAGDTRPGILVLAHLDTVHPIGTLQDNPCRIEGDRLYGPGSYDMKGGIYLALAALSTLAQPDSTRLPVDFLMVPDEEIGSHASRASIERYAANAKYGLVCEPARPNGGKCVTARKGTGMLRLNVKGRPAHAGMQHEKGRSAIREMAHQVLALESMTDYERGVTVSVGTIAGGTVTNTVPAQCRCVVDFRVPDMGAAEDVLRRMRNLCAVGPDVELDIDVELNRPPMVRTDAAAALLELAQGYAREAGFDLEEAPMTGGGSDANFTSAMGVPTLDGLGADGDGAHTLHEYILVSTLQTRAKFWQLLLRELA
- a CDS encoding hydrolase — protein: MKAEMSNADRIARELGHAGRNAIAYVDDDRNADRPFTLQTYRPYGYTPDRPVVMVQHGVLRNGDDYRDFWIPAADKHNVLIVAPTFSNDIWPGVDSYNNGRVFSAGGNPRHIDGWTYALVAKVFADLRAAGITEVEQAHLFGHSAGGQFVHRLMSSQPHAPFCAVTAANPGWYTLPTFDHRYPEGLDGVGLTEEHLVRLLAYPMTILAGDQDIATDDPNLPSDPAALRQGPHRYARAHHYFEAGQREAQRRGVPFGWKLQTVPGIGHDGRAMSAACASLWFEGKLPSDAELARLAGQQVA
- a CDS encoding ABC transporter ATP-binding protein; translation: MTPQETPVIELRNVHKRFEHHPDLAQRMLALAGKPIDRRTVHAVNGVDLAIQRGEVLGLVGESGCGKSTLGRVVAGLHRQTEGELLYQGRSTASLRGADLLAYTLGVQMIFQDPQASLNPRQRLRQILGEALKVHKLAPPAEIPARIDRALSEVGLDREYRDRFPHQISGGQRQRIGIARALMVSPKFLVCDEPVAALDVSIQAQVINLFMDLREQHGFTYLFISHDLGVVKHISDRVAIMYLGKIVERAPAAEIFTRANHPYTQALLAEVPDVSRRGRKFTPIQGEIPSPLNPPPGCTFHPRCPHAMPRCREQAPALKEIAPGHWSACHLNP
- a CDS encoding ABC transporter ATP-binding protein; the protein is MSDVILQVRGLRTAFHTEAGAWPAVDGVDLTVRRGEILGLVGESGSGKSVTGFSLLGLIDPPGEVVSGEVLFKGQDLRMLDEEGMRRLRGNRIAMIFQDPLMTLNPVLRIGEQMMEAILTHEAVPAAQARERCREALAMVGIPAPEKRLDSYPHEFSGGMRQRVAIAIAMLNNPDLIICDEPTTALDVTIQGQILYRMQEICRKNDTALIWITHDLGVVAELADHVAVMYAGRIVEAGPVEQVLDAPRHPYTRGLLDSMPANAAPGARLHQIEGMAPSLAGRPAGCAFRPRCPNAITRCAEQAPAAVQEGPRSFRCYVPIAREAATA